Genomic window (Allostreptomyces psammosilenae):
GACCCGGCCGAGGTCGAACTGGTCCAGCAGCTCTTCGACGAGATGATGCTGGTGCTGCGCACCGGCCAGCCCATGACGGAGGACGCCGTCGAGCGTTCCATCGCGATGCTGCGCAACACCCAGCAGGACGCCACCGCCGAGCGTCCCGCGGAGGTGCTGACCGCCAACATCCTGTCCAACCGGGGCCGCACCATCCGGCCCAAGACCCTCAACCAGAAGCGCTACGTCGACGCCATCGACAAGCACACGGTGGTCTTCGGCATCGGCCCGGCCGGTACCGGCAAGACGTACCTGGCGATGGCCAAGGCGGTGCAGGCGCTGCAGTCCAAGCAGGTCAACCGGATCATCCTGACCCGGCCCGCGGTCGAGGCGGGGGAGCGGCTCGGCTACCTGCCGGGCACCCTCTACGAGAAGATCGACCCGTACCTGCGCCCGCTGTACGACGCGCTGCACGACATGATCGACCCGGACTCCATCCCCCGGCTGATGGCCGCCGGGACGATCGAGGTGGCGCCGCTGGCGTACATGCGCGGCCGGACGCTGAACGACGCGTTCATCATCCTGGACGAGGCGCAGAACACGAACCCCGAGCAGATGAAGATGTTCCTCACCCGGCTCGGGTTCAATTCCAAGATCGTCGTCACCGGTGACGTCACCCAGGTGGACCTGCCCGGCGGCACGCGCTCCGGCCTGCGGGTCGTCCAGGGCATCCTGGAGGGCGTGGAGGACGTCCACTTCGCCCGGCTGACCAGCACCGACGTGGTCCGGCACAAGCTGGTGGGCCGGATCGTGGACGCCTACGAGCGCTGGGACGCCGACGAGCGCGGCCGCGAGGCGGCCGAGCGCGGCGGCGAGTCCGGTGACCGCCCCGGCCGGGGCGACCACTCCGGCCGTGGCGAGCGCGCGGCCCGCGGTGAGCGGCGGGGGCACCACACCCGCTCGCGGACGACGCACCACATCAACCCACCGCAGACCGAGAGCTGAGCTGAGCCCCGCAATGTCGATCGACGTCAACAACGAGTCCGGCTGGGAGGTCGACGAGCAGGCGGTGCTCGACGTCGCCCGCTTCGCCCTGGACCAGATGCGCATCCACCCGCTCTCCGAGCTCTCGGTGATCTTCGTGGACGCGCCGGCCATGGAGCAGCTGCACATCCAGTGGATGGACGAGCCGGGCCCGACCGACGTGCTGTCCTTCCCGATGGACGAGCTGCGTCCGGGCAAGGAGGGCGAGGAGCCGCCGCAGGGGCTGCTCGGCGACATCGTGCTCTGCCCGGAGGTCGCCGAGCGGCAGGGCAAGGACGCCGGCCACTCCATGGACGACGAGCTGCACCTGCTCACCGTCCACGGCGTCCTGCACCTGCTCGGCTACGACCACGCGGAGCCGGAGGAGGAGCGGGAGATGTTCGGCCTGCAGAAGGAGATCCTCCAGGCGTGGCGGAGCCAGCGCGCCCGGGCCTGACCGCCGGCGGCCCACGGGGTGGAGGGTGCGCGCGGTGGGAGCGGGGCCCGTGGCGCGCGGGGGGTGCGCGGTGCGCGCGGGCTTCGCGGTGCGGACGGGGCGTGCCGGCGGCGGCTCGATAGCATGGCGTCATCCCGGCGCGCAGCCCGCACGCCGCCGTCCCCCCGGAAGCGAGTGTGAGTGGGCCACCGGCCCGCTGCCATGACCGACCAACCCTCCCCGCCGCGTCCCCGTCCCGCCGCCCACCGGCCGTCCCCGCGGGGAGGTGGTGCACGGTGAACGCCACCCTGCTGCAGCAACTGGCCGGGGTGGTCGCCCTGGTCGCCCTCGCCTGGGTCGCGGCGTGCGCCGAGACGGCGCTGAGCCGGGTGTCCCGGTTCACCGCCGAGGACGCGGTGCGCGAGGGACGGCGTGGCGCCGAGCGGCTGCTCGTGCTGGCCGAGGACCACACCCGCTACTTCAACCTCACCCTGCTCATCCGGATGATCTGCGAGATGGGCGCGGCGGTGCTGATCACCGTCGCCTGCGTGGGGGGCGTGCGCCCGCTGTGGCGCGGCGGGCTGCTCGCCGTGCTGATCACCGTGCTGGTGTCGTACGTGGCGATCGGCGTCTCCCCGCGCACCGTCGGCCGGCAGCACCCGCTGAGCGTGTCGATCGCGGCGGCCGCCGTCCTGGTTCCGCTGGCCCGGGTGCTCGGCCCGCTGCCGAAGCTGCTGATCGTGCTGGGCAACGCCCTCACCCCCGGCAAGGGCTTCCGCGAGGGCCCCTTCGCCTCCGAGGCCGAGCTGCGGTCGCTGGTCGACCTCGCGGAGGCCAACGCGGTGATCGAGGAGGAGGAGCGCCGCATGGTGCACTCCGTCTTCGAGCTCGGCGACACCATCGTCCGCGAGGTCATGGTGCCGCGCACCGACATGGTGGACGTGGAGCAGCACAAGACCGTCCGCCAGGCGCTCACCCTGGCGCTGCGCAGCGGCTTCTCCCGCATCCCGGTGATCGACGGCGGGCAGGACGACGTGGTCGGCATCGTCTACCTCAAGGACCTCAGCCGCCGGGTGCACATCAGCCGGGCGGCGGAGTCCGAGCCGGTCTCCACGGTGATGCGGCCGGCCACCTTCGTGCCGGACAGCAAGCCCGCCGCCGACCTGCTGCGGGAGATGCAGCGGGACCGCATCCACATGGCCGTGGTGGTGGACGAGTACGGCGGCACGGCCGGGCTGATCACCATCGAGGACATCCTGGAGGAGATCGTCGGCGAGATCGCCGACGAGTACGACCGGGCCGCCCCCAGCGTGGAGCCGCTGCCCGACGGCGCCTTCCGGGTGACCGCCCGCCTGCCGGTGGACGAGTTCGGCGAGCTCTTCGGCCTGGAGTGGCAGGACGAGGACGTGGACACCGTCGGCGGCCTGCTCGGCAAGGCACTGGGCAAGGTGCCGATCCCCGGGGCGACCGTGGTGGTGGACGGAATCCGGCTGACCGCCGAGTCCGCCGCCGGCCGCCGCAACCGGATCGGCACGGTGCTCGCCGAGCGGGTGCCCCAGGAGCCGTCCGAGGCGCCGGACGGCCGCGACGACTCCCTCGACGACGACGGCGCCGCCCCGGCGGGCGACCGGCGGGACGGCGCCGGAGCGGACGCCGACGGGACCCCGGCCGGCGCCGGGAACTCCCCGACCGGCCACCACCGGTAGCCGCATACCCTTACGCCATGGCTGACACCCCGACCTCTCCGGACGCCGCGCTCGATCCGGAGGACAAGAAGATCCTCACCCTGGCCCGCTCCACCCGCGCCCGCAACGGCG
Coding sequences:
- the ybeY gene encoding rRNA maturation RNase YbeY gives rise to the protein MSIDVNNESGWEVDEQAVLDVARFALDQMRIHPLSELSVIFVDAPAMEQLHIQWMDEPGPTDVLSFPMDELRPGKEGEEPPQGLLGDIVLCPEVAERQGKDAGHSMDDELHLLTVHGVLHLLGYDHAEPEEEREMFGLQKEILQAWRSQRARA
- a CDS encoding PhoH family protein; protein product: MTRTPQARTPQARSSQDTRRPGAATAARGPHDPSVESPRGDAAGPAQARIVVPAKHPMVTVLGSGDSLLRLVENAFPGTDIHVRGNEVSAVGDPAEVELVQQLFDEMMLVLRTGQPMTEDAVERSIAMLRNTQQDATAERPAEVLTANILSNRGRTIRPKTLNQKRYVDAIDKHTVVFGIGPAGTGKTYLAMAKAVQALQSKQVNRIILTRPAVEAGERLGYLPGTLYEKIDPYLRPLYDALHDMIDPDSIPRLMAAGTIEVAPLAYMRGRTLNDAFIILDEAQNTNPEQMKMFLTRLGFNSKIVVTGDVTQVDLPGGTRSGLRVVQGILEGVEDVHFARLTSTDVVRHKLVGRIVDAYERWDADERGREAAERGGESGDRPGRGDHSGRGERAARGERRGHHTRSRTTHHINPPQTES
- a CDS encoding hemolysin family protein; this translates as MNATLLQQLAGVVALVALAWVAACAETALSRVSRFTAEDAVREGRRGAERLLVLAEDHTRYFNLTLLIRMICEMGAAVLITVACVGGVRPLWRGGLLAVLITVLVSYVAIGVSPRTVGRQHPLSVSIAAAAVLVPLARVLGPLPKLLIVLGNALTPGKGFREGPFASEAELRSLVDLAEANAVIEEEERRMVHSVFELGDTIVREVMVPRTDMVDVEQHKTVRQALTLALRSGFSRIPVIDGGQDDVVGIVYLKDLSRRVHISRAAESEPVSTVMRPATFVPDSKPAADLLREMQRDRIHMAVVVDEYGGTAGLITIEDILEEIVGEIADEYDRAAPSVEPLPDGAFRVTARLPVDEFGELFGLEWQDEDVDTVGGLLGKALGKVPIPGATVVVDGIRLTAESAAGRRNRIGTVLAERVPQEPSEAPDGRDDSLDDDGAAPAGDRRDGAGADADGTPAGAGNSPTGHHR